AATGAGTAAGGGAAAATCATTATTGGCAGGCTTTTTAATTGGAGGTGCAGTTAGTGCTGCAACTGTATTACTTACAGCTCCCTCATCAGGAAGAGAGCTTCGCGCAAAAGCCAAAAACCAAACGGAATACTACAGAAATAAGTTGGATGTTCTTTTAGAGGAAGGTGTGCAAATAAAAGATCAAGTATTGAAGACCTCAAAGGAAGGGGTAGTACTACTTAAAGATCTCTCGTCTGATGTTAGATCATCCATTGAAGGCTGGAAAAGCACAATTGAGCCTCATCAACGGAATATCGAGAAACATTTAAAAGAAATCGAGGAAAGCTTGAAGGAACTGGAGAAACAAACGAAGAGTGAAGAACAGATATAGTAAAAAAGAGATGGCCAGTTAAAATGGTCATCTCTTTTTTGGTGATTTCCTATTTCTTTATTAATTCGTGTTCACACACAAATTTATGTTTGTTTCTATTTACCAGGTTTGCCTTCTTCTCTGTAAAACAAGTCAATAGAACCGTTCTATTCACGAGGTTTGCTTCTTAAACCGGTAAAACAAGTCGATAGAACCGTTCTATTTCCCGGGGTTGCTTCCTCCACCGGTAAAACAAGTCAATAGAACCGTTCTATTTACCACGTTTGCTTCTTCGACCAGTAAAACAAGTCAATAGAACCGTTCTATTTACCGGGGTTGCTTCCTTGAGCTGTAAAACAAGTCAATAGAATCGTTCTATTTACCAGGTTTGCTTCTTCAACCGGTAAAACAAGTCAATAGAAACGTTCTATTCACTAGGTTTGCTTCCTCCACCGGTAAAACAAGTCAATAGAAACGTTCTATTCAC
This genomic window from Bacillaceae bacterium S4-13-56 contains:
- a CDS encoding YtxH domain-containing protein, with the protein product MSKGKSLLAGFLIGGAVSAATVLLTAPSSGRELRAKAKNQTEYYRNKLDVLLEEGVQIKDQVLKTSKEGVVLLKDLSSDVRSSIEGWKSTIEPHQRNIEKHLKEIEESLKELEKQTKSEEQI